From Plasmodium vivax scf_7167 genomic scaffold, whole genome shotgun sequence:
CAAGGAATTATATTTGGATAGGTTCTTAGAAAGCTTGAAGTCAAAACGGAGTTctggtgaaaaaatatataatgctGAAAAGATATGCGAATCAAACGACATTTTCGAATCaaacaaaaataacgaaacagataagtacaaaaatgaagagtgGTTTAGCGAATTGAATGATGACTGCATAAACGACGATGAtggtacatatatattagcTAACAAAAATGAGCTAGATAAATCAGAACTAATGTTAGAGAAGGACACTTCACTATTTAATGAGGAAACAAATATGATCCCCATGTATAACGCACAATTGAAATCCA
This genomic window contains:
- a CDS encoding Pvstp1, truncated, putative (encoded by transcript PVX_112625A), with product LFENISLTNLEELETKKLYQELYKKKQLIAKLWMLILLLVVEECEIEDNINDKELYLDRFLESLKSKRSSGEKIYNAEKICESNDIFESNKNNETDKYKNEEWFSELNDDCINDDDGTYILANKNELDKSELMLEKDTSLFNEETNMIPMYNAQLKSTENNSETDFLNVSTNNEPTLEEIHKQNFNLV